The Lactuca sativa cultivar Salinas chromosome 2, Lsat_Salinas_v11, whole genome shotgun sequence genome includes a window with the following:
- the LOC111916055 gene encoding cysteine-rich receptor-like protein kinase 43 — MAVIVMLVLFLLIEPGISQLNGDENINGNAPVRSFCGPNPPIILSSFINNRNSTLTQLRSQLSSTGVFYSRAQSLSDGDSVFGDAQCRQYLSEAQCVACFDSCVSQLVPCITGNGAYAFSDNCFVRYENYPNYYNDPSAVEQITFLPLDICGNQSASQTSSFSEAVDGLLSDIRVATPRAPNWYVASTRQVSNENATVYAVAQCVENTSQTICQDCLNRAHSDLYNCLPNTEGRFIDQGCFARYSITPFFSDNQITDITNLLKEKKSNKVPIIAGAVGGVSFFFLVIALGLYYLIWKKSKRTEEDARVFKGAVNYNYKHLQLATKNFSEENSIGRGGFGEVFKAIHEDNQFLAVKKLEVRDARAKQEFENEILLISQIHHRNLLRLLGWSSEGSNLLLVLEYMPNGSLDRFLWGPKRGTLNWKQRYDIIVGIARGLAHLHNECHVRIIHRDIKSSNILLDDHFQAKIADFGLAKFQPDDQSHVVTKFAGTLGYTAPEYARHGLLSDKVDTFSLGIVILEIISGQRCNDVNIDGPITDYLIEHAWKLYENKEHMKLVDETMDARKYEEEHLMKIIEIALLCTQSPAINRPTMSEVLLMLQDGQSLGERQLTRPTYIDHNRRIHIGSIKNSIATGDLFQKQKGTETNEHVRINKADDQLDVMEKGTKVANIW; from the exons ATGGCTGTCATTGTTATGTTGGTTCTCTTCTTGCTAATCGAGCCCGGAATTTCACAGTTGAATGGCGATGAAAACATTAATGGCAACGCACCCGTAAGATCATTCTGTGGTCCtaatcctccaattattctctcaagttttatCAACAATCGGAACTCAACCCTTACTCAACTCAGAAGCCAATTATCAAGCACTGGGGTATTTTATTCAAGGGCACAGAGTTTAAGTGACGGGGACTCCGTTTTTGGCGACGCCCAGTGCAGGCAATACCTCTCCGAAGCTCAGTGCGTTGCCTGTTTCGATTCTTGTGTATCTCAACTCGTGCCTTGCATAACTGGCAATGGTGCTTATGCTTTCTCTGATAACTGCTTTGTCAG GTATGAGAACTATCCCAATTACTACAACGACCCATCTGCGGTGGAGCAGATCACCTTCCTTCCACTTGACATATGTGGGAATCAATCGGCATCTCAGACTTCAAGTTTTAGCGAAGCTGTTGATGGGTTGTTATCAGATATTAGAGTTGCTACTCCGAGAGCCCCTAACTGGTATGTAGCATCCACAAGACAAGTCTCAAATGAAAATGCAACAGTGTATGCTGTTGCGCAGTGTGTTGAAAATACAAGTCAGACCATTTGCCAAGACTGCTTGAATAGAGCACATAGTGATCTATATAACTGTCTTCCTAATACAGAAGGAAGGTTTATTGATCAAGGGTGTTTCGCAAGATATTCAATCACCCCATTTTTCAGTGATAATCAGATAACTGATATCACAAATCTACTAAAAG AAAAAAAGTCAAATAAGGTACCCATAATTGCTGGAGCAGTTGGGGGTGTAAGCTTCTTCTTTCTTGTTATTGCTTTGGGATTATATTATCTTATATGGAAGAAGTCTAAGAGGACTGAAGAAg ATGCACGAGTGTTCAAGGGGGCAGTCAACTACAATTATAAACATCTACAGTTGGCAACGAAAAATTTCAGTGAAGAGAATAGTATAGGGAGAGGTGGATTTGGTGAAGTATTCAAG GCAATTCATGAGGATAATCAATTTCTGGCAGTGAAGAAACTAGAAGTTCGTGATGCAAGAGCAAAACAAGAATTTGAAAATGAAATCTTGCTTATAAGTCAAATTCATCATCGAAATCTTCTACGTCTTCTAGGATGGTCAAGTGAAGGATCCAATCTACTACTTGTCCTAGAATACATGCCGAATGGTAGTCTTGACAGATTCCTATGGG GTCCAAAAAGGGGGACTTTGAACTGGAAACAACGATATGACATTATAGTAGGGATAGCTAGGGGTCTCGCTCATCTACACAATGAATGCCATGTAAGAATCATTCATAGAGATATAAAATCAAGTAACATTCTCCTTGATGATCATTTTCAAGCGAAAATAGCAGATTTTGGGTTGGCAAAGTTTCAACCCGATGATCAAAGTCATGTTGTCACAAAGTTTGCGGGGACATT GGGCTATACAGCACCAGAATATGCACGTCATGGTCTTTTATCAGATAAGGTTGACACTTTCAGCCTTGGTATCGTGATTCTTGAAATCATTAGTGGCCAAAGGTGTAATGACGTGAACATTGATGGACCTATAACCGATTACCTCATTGAACAT GCATGGAAGTTGTATGAGAATAAGGAACATATGAAGTTAGTTGATGAGACAATGGACGCGAGAAAATATGAAGAAGAACATTTGATGAAAATCATTGAGATTGCATTGTTGTGCACTCAGTCACCAGCTATTAATAGACCAACAATGTCTGAAGTGCTTTTGATGCTTCAAGATGGCCAATCCTTAGGGGAGAGACAACTAACCAGACCTACCTACATTGATCACAATCGAAGGATCCATATTGGCTCTATAAAGAATTCCATCGCCACTGGTGATCTTTTCCAAAAGCAAAAAGGAACAGAGACGAATGAACATGTACGCATTAATAAAGCAGATGACCAACTAGATGTAATGGAGAAGGGTACCAAGGTTGCAaatatttggtaa